From the Leptospira biflexa serovar Patoc strain 'Patoc 1 (Paris)' genome, one window contains:
- the cmk gene encoding (d)CMP kinase: MSLQSIENVIAIDGPAGSGKSTLARMIAHKLGFHYLDSGAFYRALTFALLEKFKETKEDESKFPFYTEKLADATLLEKDESEFGFSVAAIPVHCELSSTGENLMFLGERDISREIRDPEITKKIRYIAPRRAFREILNRHIREFAKTHRLVMDGRDIGTEVFPKSKFKFFLTASVEVRAKRRYDELVTKGFKADLNHIKEEIVARDESDTTRTVAPLKQASDAILIDTSTLDTETVLNTILSKVSPSGQI; the protein is encoded by the coding sequence ATGAGTTTACAATCGATTGAAAACGTAATCGCCATTGATGGTCCTGCTGGATCTGGGAAAAGTACCCTTGCCCGAATGATTGCCCATAAACTGGGGTTTCATTATTTGGATTCGGGCGCATTTTACCGGGCATTGACCTTTGCCCTCCTGGAAAAATTCAAAGAAACTAAGGAAGACGAATCCAAATTCCCTTTTTATACTGAAAAATTGGCCGATGCCACCCTCCTTGAGAAGGACGAATCCGAATTTGGTTTTTCCGTAGCCGCGATTCCCGTTCATTGTGAACTTTCCTCTACCGGTGAGAATTTGATGTTTCTCGGAGAAAGGGACATAAGCCGAGAAATCCGTGACCCGGAAATCACGAAAAAAATCCGTTACATAGCCCCAAGGCGTGCTTTTCGCGAAATCCTAAACCGCCACATCCGCGAATTTGCCAAAACCCATAGATTGGTCATGGATGGTCGGGACATCGGGACAGAAGTGTTTCCTAAGTCCAAATTTAAATTTTTTCTCACTGCCTCTGTGGAAGTGCGTGCCAAACGCCGATACGATGAACTAGTCACAAAAGGCTTCAAAGCCGACCTAAACCACATCAAAGAAGAAATTGTGGCCAGGGACGAAAGTGACACCACCCGAACTGTGGCCCCCCTGAAGCAAGCTTCGGACGCAATCCTGATTGACACGAGCACCCTCGACACAGAAACTGTCCTAAATACTATCCTGTCCAAGGTTTCACCCTCTGGGCAAATCTAA